One segment of Zhihengliuella halotolerans DNA contains the following:
- a CDS encoding YidH family protein, with protein MNNDESSRGWLAERLLPGGTEPDPRFTLANERTFLAWIRTSLAFLAGGIALEAFALDLFNEDFRRGLAAFIIGVGLLIALGAGVRWLRVEHRMRQRKPLPLPLIVPLLGLGSALAAATILVVLALE; from the coding sequence ATGAACAACGACGAATCCTCACGCGGCTGGCTCGCCGAACGCCTGCTGCCCGGCGGCACCGAACCGGACCCCCGGTTCACCCTCGCCAACGAGCGCACCTTCCTGGCGTGGATCCGCACGTCGCTCGCGTTCCTCGCCGGCGGCATCGCGCTCGAGGCCTTCGCCCTCGACCTGTTCAACGAGGACTTCCGCCGCGGTCTGGCGGCCTTCATCATCGGCGTCGGCCTGCTCATCGCGCTCGGGGCGGGCGTGCGCTGGCTGCGCGTCGAGCACCGGATGCGCCAGCGCAAGCCGCTGCCGCTGCCGCTCATCGTGCCGCTGCTCGGCCTCGGATCCGCGCTCGCGGCGGCGACCATCCTCGTCGTCCTGGCCCTGGAGTAG
- a CDS encoding DUF202 domain-containing protein: MPDAPAPPPTPTYHGDPGLQPERTILSWGRTMLSITVVGAVFLRWLPHYGGWMVGLAVAAAVVALSIYVTQRVRYRRQAGGIREEALQADVVAIIGTTAAVAVLGVLGILAVLTTTP, translated from the coding sequence GTGCCGGACGCGCCCGCTCCCCCGCCCACTCCGACGTACCACGGCGACCCGGGCCTGCAGCCCGAGCGCACCATCCTCTCGTGGGGGCGCACGATGCTCTCCATCACGGTCGTGGGCGCCGTCTTCCTGCGCTGGCTCCCGCACTACGGTGGCTGGATGGTCGGGCTCGCGGTGGCGGCCGCCGTCGTCGCACTCTCGATCTACGTGACCCAGCGCGTGCGCTACCGGCGGCAGGCGGGCGGGATCCGCGAGGAGGCGCTGCAGGCGGACGTCGTCGCGATCATCGGCACGACGGCGGCCGTCGCCGTGCTCGGGGTGCTCGGGATCCTCGCCGTGCTCACGACGACGCCCTGA
- a CDS encoding PaaI family thioesterase → MGIWFGSPAVADIAALSAGTLSEHIGIEFTHLGEETITASMPVDPRTVQPAGVLHGGASVVLAETLASVGGHLTVDPERFQVFGQEINANHVRPGLPGQTVHGTAAPLAIGRRSQVWEVKIVNDDGKLVCVSRCTLAVVPLDRSDRP, encoded by the coding sequence ATGGGCATCTGGTTCGGATCGCCGGCCGTCGCCGATATCGCCGCGCTCAGCGCCGGGACGCTGAGCGAGCACATCGGCATCGAATTCACACACCTCGGCGAGGAGACGATCACCGCTTCCATGCCCGTCGATCCGCGCACGGTCCAGCCGGCAGGCGTCCTGCACGGCGGCGCGTCCGTGGTCCTCGCGGAGACGCTCGCCTCGGTCGGCGGGCATCTGACGGTCGACCCCGAACGCTTCCAGGTCTTCGGCCAGGAGATCAACGCCAACCACGTGCGCCCAGGCCTTCCCGGGCAGACCGTGCACGGCACGGCGGCACCGCTGGCGATCGGCCGCCGCTCCCAGGTGTGGGAGGTCAAGATCGTGAACGACGACGGCAAGCTCGTCTGCGTCTCGCGCTGCACCCTCGCGGTGGTCCCCCTCGACCGGTCCGACCGCCCGTGA